A region from the Benincasa hispida cultivar B227 chromosome 10, ASM972705v1, whole genome shotgun sequence genome encodes:
- the LOC120089065 gene encoding uncharacterized protein LOC120089065 has product MEDRTREDILPLLKSIDSDKADYIMWEIHEEMCVHPQANGLVEAVNKNIKRNLKAKLEGLKRLWPKMLLNVSWVYRMNSQTSTGETAFLLAFGEEALMPVEIKIPSHRVELFNLAKSDEALRLNLDLLEEHRKIANLPVAEYKS; this is encoded by the exons ATGGAAGACCGTACAAGAGAGGATATTCTCCCTCTGTTGAAATCTATTGATTCAGATAAGGCTGATTACATCATGTGGGAAATTCACGAGGAAATGTGTG TGCATCCGCAAGCTAATGGACTGGTTGAAGCTGTCAATAAGAACATTAAGCGAAATCTCAAGGCTAAGCTGGAAGGATTAAAGAGGTTGTGGCCTAAAATGCTGCTGAATGTGTCATGGGTCTATCGGATGAATTCACAAACTTCAACGGGTGAGACTGCCTTTTTGCTTGCCTTTGGGGAAGAAGCTCTGATGCCAGTTGAGATCAAAATTCCTTCCCATAGGGTCGAGCTATTCAATCTAGCTAAGAGTGATGAGGCACTTCGCCTAAATCTAGACCTCCTGGAAGAGCATCGTAAAATAGCGAATCTACCGGTGGCAGAGTATAAGAGCTGA